One Anguilla rostrata isolate EN2019 chromosome 15, ASM1855537v3, whole genome shotgun sequence genomic window, CACTAACTCTGTCCTGATAAAAGTTCTGATGCCAGGCTTTTTTCCTGGggaaaagaaaggggggaaatcATGTAACAGGAAACCATCATTGATACGTACTCTCTTTAAACATGCAACAGAGAAATAGAAACAGTACTGTACcgtgtatgtatttttgtactcGTATGCGTTAATGAGACTCAGAGGCTATTTGGACAAGCTACTGTTTGTATCAATCACTTGTGGGTACTGtatgaatcaattaaaaaacagttctttccatggcaacacaatGTTTGATTCAATAAGTAAGCCATTGCTACCCGAAGAACACATTGTAGCTCTTTGTGAGGTCACATCACtctgtatgtattgtgtgtgatgtgcaatATGAATTTATATGAGGTATAGTTTTCCAACAACAACGCATGACATTCATGTGCAGGAAAAACACATCAGATTTGGTTTAATATGATGTGATGTGACTGGATCTGATTGGATGTTACAGGACTTGATTGAGCTTTTTTGGAGCATTGAAACAAAGCTTGGTAATGTACTCAAACTTGGCACTGTTAAAGAATACAGTGTAGGTCCCCTGTTTGCACCATGACCTTGATTTAGATGACTACCTTACACCTGTCTTTTTCCCCATGTAACCCtttaagtgtgcgtgtgtgagaatcTTAGTACAACTGCGGGTTAAAATGCAGGAGTAAACTTAAGTAGATAACTGTGTGTATAACTGTTCATGTAATCTGGGTGTTTCCTTGTCCCTGCAATTTGGTGAAAAACCAGTATGTAACTGCATGCTAATATATGTCATTGTATGCAGCAGTGTGACCGTGCATTTTCAAtttggcctgtgtgtttgtgtagtgctgtgagtgtgtcactgtgtgtagCCTTATGAGGACTTACTACTAAGAGCTGGTTGGCATGTCACTGTGTATAGTCTTATGAGGACTTAGTACTAAGAGCTGGTTGGCATGTCACTGTGTGTAGCCTTATGAGGACTTAGTACTAACAGCTGGTTGGCATGTCACTGTGTGTAGCCTTATGAGGACTCACTGCTAAGAGCTGGTTGGTGTCACTGTGGTTGCTTGAGTCCTCACTGAGGTGGTTGGCATGCACTGCTGGTAGCCCTTCTGGAGCTCACAGGCTGGTTGGCCAGCCTGCAGGTGCTCTGCAACCTACAGATGAGTGATTTCAGTAATACTCCTGAACATACAGAGAGGAAACCAGCTTCAGGACAATCCTGCAACCATACAGAGAGAAacttttatttcagaatatCCTGCATACAGCATACAGTTATGTCAGACTGCTTTGAGCTTGACAGGAAGGACACGGCTTTTGCCGCCACACATCGCTGCATGGGTGATGGCTTTGTggcctcctctcccttctcacAGGTGGAGCAGATCGTTCTATCCCTTTGGAATCTCCTTATCAGGGAGTAGAAAGGCCGCCATTTTGAAAGCTTCAGATCTGTGCAAGTTTTTTGTTGGAGTCGATCTCTAAATAATAACCAAACAAATGCTCATCACCGATTGGAGGACACTGACAATTTGCACTGGCCTGAAGAAAGGACTGGCTGTACGATGAGGGTTGGTGAGTCTGATTTTATTCCCTGTCTTTGGGTATGGAGCTGTTTTTTGACCATTTTATAGCCTTGCTAGAAAGCCTGTTGTGCACAATACATGTCAGGGCATATTACATCTGTTGTAAAAACTTTAAtgctattttatatattaatataatataatataaatttgGCCTTGAAAAATTATCTTAAAAAGATTGCAGTACATTTCTAAATTTTAGTTCTTGTCATTTAGCTCCAATTATGTTATTCACACATTAATCTCTTCAAGAACATACTAATCTTAATCTTAATCCTTATTCATGCCTAGCTAAATAGCCATGCATtctcacctgcagcaggtgcaACATACTTCTGTTAACCAGACTTTTAACCAGAGCAAAGAAAGAGGGCATGTTACTTCACTCTCAGCCTCATTTACTGGCTAaactagattttttaaatttatcagataaatataaaaatatattacataatgTATAATAAAGTTTCTCTCTGGCTGGACTCACTGTAACCTTCTGAGTCTACAGTCACCAGTACACCGTAAGTGTAACTAATTGTGACTAGTACTAACATGTACTAAGAACCTGCACTTTCTAGCATATCAAAGTGAGTGTGATAACTGgaagtgtttgtatttgtagttCACCTGTACTTAGCACACACAGGGAGTGCACCTCCccaggggcggagtcagagTCCCATGCTTTCAGAACAGCAACGATTCCATTGGCTGCGGACATTGCAGCAGTCCTCTGTGTCTTGCCTGTCACAGTTGTTCGCTGCGAACCAACGAAGTTCAGGAAGTCAGACTccagccatttcctgttttttttaacaacggGTATAAATGTTCTTGAGAGTTTTTCAAATGGTGAGTTACAACCCCAATGTAATATAGTAACATAGTACAGCTCTGTAACTGCTATATTATCTCGTTCTGGGCAGTGGCAAAATCTGAAGTTTTGTATCATAATTGTCCTGATACATTAGTTGTACTGATTTTAGataattgtatgttttattcTTAAGTGAATCAGTGACGATGAAGGTATgtaataacataaataatacaatttactACAAAATTTTAAAGGTTTTCTTGGAGGAATTAGACTCAGAGTGCAGGAGGATTAGTTAGACTAGGCCGTGACGTTGTTTTGGCTGTAACATCAGTTTTGTTTTGGGAGTAGCATCAGTAACTCACCGGTCATATATCATCTCTGAGACGGGCAGGGAGAATCCGGGAGGTCCCCAGATGGCACTTTCACATCTGAACACCTTCGACCGCTGCAGGTCAATATGGAAGCTTCCACTGACGTTACCCCAGACAATCACATCCCTCACATCTGACGGGAAATACAACTACCTCAGATTATTCAATACACAAGCTTACTTTAAACAGTATAATAACATTTTCTCAATTCAATCGCTGAAAATATGACTTGCGTCTTACAGTGCAGCTCTACCACACCaagtcaaacattttttttatgtggcCACTCTCTCACATCCTACACCTGTACACATTTTTGGTGTAGAGAATGGCTATTTGGGGATTTACTGTAATGCTCAAATATTAATTATACACACATGTAGAATGAACATCGTCCACTGAAATTGCCTGGAGAGAAAGCCTCTTTTACTGTGAGGACAGGGCAAATGGCAGAACCACAAATTTAATCTCAGCTTGCCACAGTTGTTATGAATAGAATCAACAAAGGAAACCTGTTACCTGCAGATTTCACTTGCAGCTTTCGTGCAATCTGGGCCCGAGCCTCGTTCTCCAGCTGCGTTGCTATGCCAACGCAGCGGCTGCTGTCGAGGGAGGGTGCGTTCTCCAGCAGCACGGAGACCTTCAGGTTGACGAAGGAGTTTCCCGCCACGATGACTCTCATGTCCTTGCTCGCTCCCGCCTCCAGGAGCTGCCCGTAACGCTGAAAACGCTCTGCGGTCTTCCTCAGCAGAGCCCgttcgtcttcctcctcctgatCGGGCATCGGCTCGTCCAGGAGGACGACAACGTGGGCGTGGAGGAAGGCGTGGTCGAGGCGGGTGTGAACGCTCACCCGGTGGATTCGCGAGCAAGCCAGGTCCTCCGCCTCCATGACAAGCCCTTCCAGTGCCTCTGCGATCCCGTCCACGTCCAGCAGGTGGAGCCAGAGGACAGGGCTGTCGCCCAGAACTCCCGGGTCACACAGCAGAGGGATCAAGTGGTAGCTCGTCAGGTTCAAGGAACTGCAGATCAAAGGGCAAAGTTCATTCTGAGCTAATGGTATCTCCCTTGCCTATGTTTAATACTGTGATGTGGTCCTGTTCTAAAGCAGATATGGTGGTTCCTCATCTAGCTCCATCCattcccacgtcactcctctgctgcgatcactccactggctaccggtcgctgcgaGGATctggttcaaagccctgacccttgcctacactgcagccaacaggacagcccccatctacttgcaggacatgattcgatcctatgtgcctgctcgaccactctgctctgtggcagcagggcgccttgtaacccctctcACCCGAcgaaagggatcacagagcttctccaccctagctccccagtggtggaacgaacacCCCGTctctctccgaacctccccctcactacccatcttccgccgtggcctgaagactcatctcttcagactatacctagactaactaccaccacgctGTACATTTCACTCCAAATCCACTGCCCCCCCCtttatgacacttgttacatggtgccccatcccagcactttttggtaatttgtatttgtcctaatactgtagcttattcttctgcctaattggctttgcagaggttaggtcagaagagtgttcactgtgtgaactaaactgtgttcttggctagaaatagctgtacaaaataagtactgtatcttattgaacctgtgtttagtagggttagggtctgccaaatacatgtaatgtaatgtaatcctgcTGCTACGCATATGATATAGCacattttattaaaggataAGACTGGcgtaatttaatatttttcttatgGCCAACATTTCCTATGAAAAGACCAAAACTTCCAATGAATTTATCCTAACAACAAGTATCGTCCATCTAGCCACCGCCAAATATTGCCAATATCCTGGTAGTCATAGAACTTGCTGTccaaaaactattaaaacaagTAAAAGTGACATACTGCTGCTTTGGTCAGCATAATCCATCATTATGATGAACCGTGGCCTTTGTACTCgcttttttaaagtgtatttttattcagaagTTGAATAATGGGATTTAACATGTAACATGAGGatacatttttccctttttttaatcaactcCCAATGATTTCTATGAATTACATGGAATTCCCTACCATCACAAATCACTGAAGTAAACAGTTCCAGAAATCTTATATGCTTCTGCTCTACCTGAATGTCTAAttaatatgcatgcatatgGACAGACTGTAAGCAGCAATTAAATATTGTAGTTATTCTCTTCTAGCCCAGAGGCTTTTGGTAATTTGTTGGTTTTCTTCAGTGCTTTGTCagcacatttcaaatttttattcaatgtatttctgtctttgtgttttcttgtctattacttttcctttttgtctATTACCGTTCTATGCTAGATCGCGTTCTTGTGttgtgtggaccccaggaagagtatCTTTCACATGTTCTGTGAAACAGCTAATGAGGATCCAAATGAACTCCACTCACACATTCTTACCCACCCTGCTATGCTACAACAGCACTCATCACTTTGCCCCTTCAGAATGACTTCACCCATTCGCTTGCTCCCTGTTCCCAGGCTGAACCTGCAATGCTACCTGCTGATCCAGATGTGCTTTGGCTGGACGAGGCTGCGCcggtcctcctcttccctcaTGCACTGCTCCACTGCCTGCTGGTTCTCTGCAGCAATATCCAGCATCAGCGCTGTGCTCATGTCTGAGGTGATGTCATAGTAGCCCTGAATGACCCCAGACACTCTGTCATCACCCGTCCCCACTCAGGCTCACTGCTGTCGGTGTATTTACGCCTAAATATGAATCTGAAAATGAACCTGTCATTTGATAATTCAGCCAGGTATACAGGATGATGGATGTATGAACAATAGGAATGTGAGATAAAATTGATGGCTATTTGGTTTCCAATACTGGATATTTGAATAAtgaaatctcccccccccccaggctggtACTGGAAGGTTGGACACCTGCACATGCTCCAAGAAATCGCTGAAGCCCCCCAGGAGCaggcccctgcccccccggtCGACCAGCTCCCGCCACACGACGGGGGAGGCCTCATGCCTCCAGCCGTTCTGCTCACAGGTATTCTCCAGCCAGCACTGGGAACAgcggggacagggagggagggatgagccTGTCAGCCGTTAATGTGAAGAACAAAGTTACAGGAAAATGCGATTTGAGCAATAGAGCTACTGCAGAGAATAGACTCagtcacaaaacttttcttaaattattcttacttttgttcttagaAATGTTCCTCCGAAAAACCAATTTTggattcatgaaacatgtgtgacctttgtttttgtgcatatcccagaggtgtatgagatgatgaatgctgactgtttgctaattttatgcacaaaagagtaaaatttataaatacattttatgcataAAGAAGCAGGCATGACAAGACAAATAcacatatgaaataaatgatgaatgtcaaaatgttcatggaaacgttcttacataCAATTTAAGATCAAATATGACCGTaggcatgttttgtgaatgaggcccaatgtgctAAAAACGACAAAGCagatgaaggggaaaaaagcacttttttggGAGTCTCTATTCCAGCAACAGAGAATTAGCATTCTGCTGTATCAAGATCCATAAACAAAATCAGAGTAGAATTTACAGGTGTTTACCTCCTCTTGCTAACACTAATAAAAATACTAATCTAAACGTCAAAATTATGTTATTTGATGACCTGGCCCAATTTGGCAATACAACAAAATGACAGTTTCAATCTGATGATAGTGTTTAATAGAAAAATATTAAGACCAAACGtaagtataaaataaataccatgaCCTGCTAGTTCCTCTCATTTCCAGCTAATCTTAAATAATTACCTGCCAGTCCTTGGGGTGTTTGCGGATTTTATGGACGCTAAAGTTTGGCAGGTTTCTTTGCAGGAAATCTGCAAGAATTTCGGCTTTAGCAAAATATGGGCAATCTGCCTTCCCTATGGAAAAAAAGGTTGAAGTGAGTCGTTTACATTACTTTAGATATGTAGTAGATATTGCAGCACTGAAATGCGCTGTATTGCAAGAAACGTATACGCCACTGTTAGTATGAAGGGCGTGTATATTTAACTGCAGCTCTCATCTCCGGGCTAAGATGGCACGTTTATAGTTTAACGTTagatttgtacatttaaatcCTCGTGTTTTATCAATCATGGCTATGGCATAAAACGTTAGTCACAAACGTTTCATGATGGTTAATGTCAACGTTAGCTAACTGTGTTGCaaatttggttttcatttcctaCTAGCGAAGCTAGACTAGCTAAGTTAACATTAATGTTACGTGAATCTTCTCTAATATAACGTGTTTTGCAATTAAAATTCGAATACTGAATACAATatgttttctaaaaatgtgCAAGTTGCGTGCATTTTAACTGTATATAAACGTCATATTTGATGTTGTGTTTGATGTCTCCGTATCCTACCTGCAAGTACAAACTTGGCCATTTTTCTTGGTTTATACCAGTTGCTCGGCAACAGCATAACGTTACACGTGACGGGGGTTATGCATGTTCAGGAGGACTGTTCGCAGTCTTACGAGATAACGATGAACAGAAACATCAAATAACAAGAAAATTCAACACGAGACAAGTTACtgtttcagaaagtaaaatttaaaaagacgTAGGGACAATGGTACATAAAATTAAGGATTATTCAAGTAACTCATATGCAGACAGGATTGAAACGCATTGGTGTCTTTTTTATGGGTTAAAGACACTAGCGAATTTGTGTAGCCTTGgcatatggaaaaaaaacctggttccGTTTTAAAAACTTAGTTTTAAACTCAGTTTTAAGTTTTCGTTCCAAGTAACCGTCCAATGAGTTCCAAACCAAGCTTTTTGTTATGACATTCACAGAATGAATATTCTaatgtttgtttcattgtgAAAATGCTCAATTTCTTTACAAAACACTTTTTCTAAAAGTGTTATTAAATGCTTTATCTCATGTATATTTCATGGAGTGGATGGGGCTCTTCTGGGAGGGAGATGTCTTTTAGCAACGTCAATATAACATCTGGGATAGCTGTGAAAATTGTTTATGTGTCAGCAGCACCATTCGttgcagccgagaccaatccgttTCTACAGCGCACCGAATGACAtagttaaaaatgacattaattaaattaaagatgACATACAAATATGATGTATTTGAAGAAAGTACAAATCAAGCTATTTTATGGAGGCTATAAGCGTTTCTGCATTTCACAGTGAAGATCTGCACCCTCTTCTTgtcaaaatacaaattacatcGCTTTATTAGGCTTGGAATTGTGTTTCATTTAAGATAAATTATTGAGCATAAGCTTGACATATGTCAGTGATAaattcattgtaaaaaaaaaagaaaaaaaacaatccagcgtgtttcatactgtataatattttatggaaggacacagatacacacacacaatatgatGAAGTCATTTAAAACCTCTTTAATAATAAAGATGAAATATAACATTGGGGAGCAGCATGATGGATTGTTGTTGATACACTGTAAGAAGCACTTTAAAAGCTACATGATatatactgcattttttttattgtcaacAAAAGCTTACAAATAGTTGTGGGAAATGTACAAAAGCAATACATGGCCAGTGAGGACTTTATAAGGACATGTGGCACAAAGCAAGACACTAGATGCAATTAGATGCAATACACTGATACTgcctttcaaataaaaatgtagcagCATCACTTAGAATCCATTATATGAGCAGGGAAAAGGCTGGTGTTTCTATTCATACAAATCTCACAGAAAACACCTCAGAGCTAGAAGACTGACTGCAGCTTGAGCCCAGTGTAGTGGATGACAACGCTCAAAATACTATGCAGATtgacacaacaaacacaaagacacttcTCTTGGAATGACTTGTCCAGCTTcactgtttaaatattaaaagctAAAGAAGTTAATGCAAGCCAGCTGCTTCAGAAGTGAAGTAAAACAGCAAATGACTTGTTTGGCAGTCTTGTGTGCAGTCCTACAAATTCCGTCATTTTAACACTTTCCATCACCATTTCTTCAAATGCACCCCTAAACAGATCCTTGGCAAAACTAACAATGTCTGTCAGGTAACGTTGTTCACCCATTAATTATTTCATATGGTCCAATCCTAATCGTAGATAGCCACTCCAACACGTAACACGATGTGTACAATGCTTAAAGATGAATAAACATCCCATTATAACAGAATTTCTTCACACAAAATAAGAGACACAGCTGCTAGTTCAACATAAACGCAACTCACTGTGAGTTATAATCTCTTAACTTGTATTTGGAACAGACTGCATAGCCCTTTCCAATCTGGTCACCCTTTAAAACcttcagaaaaggaaaagaaaccaaaagctttttaaatctctttatGTTATCAACAAATTACTTAAGGCACTTGGTGCAAAtttgttaccccccccccctccagaaaaaaaaaaattaaaataatgccaCTATTGTAAAGTTACAGAAATTTCCTTTCTTTGTGTCGGGCTTGTGAAACATAAATGAGCGATATGTTTTGCTCtagtgtgttttcagtgatgCACTTTTAAGACATAGCTGCCTTGACTTCCTTGTCTTCACTACAAGGTACAATGGTTGTCccttctgaattttttttatttttataaattaaccATGAATTGTAAAGAATAGAGAAAGGATAGTCCTGCTTTGGTATaggaggtgaaggagagagCAGGTATTGAAAATGCAGTTCCCATGCTGAGTCTTCTGTTACAACACCACTATCTTTGTTTTGAACAGCTAATCTTTCTGCATTTCTAATACATGCTTCATGCATTTTGGTGAATCAATGGTTactaaaaaatacactttataTGCCAAGGAAAAATTAATGATTTCCAGAGAAAGATGTAGTTCGTGGTGGATTTCACTCTCAATTTATGGAGAATTTTAGCATATTCAACTTcagcatatttataaaatatgctTTTGGGGTGAATATCAGCATATAGCACTATGCTTCAACATACTAATGTTGAAGCATAAACTGCATCAGCTAAAGCATATCAGCTTTATCAACATTGACAtttctgtgagaaaaaaagaaaataattatatattttacaagttacaaaaatattttgggaaTATTTTGGAAACTTCTTATTCTGTTTACAAGCTGGTGGCCATTTTAATACTTGAATGTGCTTGCACAGTTTGTCTctagttaataaaaaaaaaatcctgacaCATTTATTGTACAGAGAGTTAATAATTCACTCGTACATAAAGCACTATACACACAGTTCTCACAAAATAGATGcgttcaaacacacacacacacacacacgcacacacaaacacgtgcaaaGTATAAACCTCCATCTTAATGATATCAATAAGGCACTGGTTGGTCATTATTTTGCAGGAAGCTTGTGAACGAGGTCCTTTGCACAGTTATTCCAAAGAGTTAATTATGCACAGATATTCCACATAGATAATTCTGCATAGTTAATGGCATAATTAACGGTAATAAACTTCAGAAGAAAAGGTCTGTCAATCACACATGAGGTTCAGCCATTTGTGCGCCTCTGTCCAACATTCATTTTCGTGTGAGGCAGGGATCACGCCCTTTTATACTACAAATGGGGGCTACATTTTCAACCTAAGCCGCTTCCTTCTTGAGTGTTTTACCGATAGAAGCACAAGCCAAACACGAATGCAAGAACCCCAATCCTATGTACAACAGACAGCAAGGACAATGAATGGCTCAATGACACAATCATTATTGCAATTACAGTATATGCAGATGCATGTTTAAATTAATACAAAGGTGGATGAATAAACGATACATATTTTTTGTCAATAAACATTCTTTATAAAACCGTTATAGCATTCGGATTAACATATGTCGTTATATTTCACAAGTAAAAGTGAAACTCATGCTAAACTTTTAAGAGTGGCAGTAGCAGAGTCTTCTTGCCTTTAAATTACAGACAGTCCCTGGGAAGAGCCTCAGATACTGCTAgctccacccccaaccccccccccccccccaagtgttCTGTCATGtgttttcattcatgttttttccaGGTGTAATTTTTCTCCACCTCCTTCCTCTTAAGTGCTTACGCTACAGTGGCCTCAGTCCACTGACTTTAATAgacatgtcattctactgtgaAGTCTGTGCTGTTCCCACAGCCCGTCAGTGACATTTTCAGTCTGCTTCACTCATATTCCGAGGAATTGCAACTCTAAAGGATGGCATTACTGTGCATCTCCCCCTTTGCTTCATTGTACAGTCTCATTGGTGATGACCAAATCAATTGTGTGACTCAAATCGAGATGTAGACCAACAGTaattactgcaaaaaaaaaagacaaaagacaaaaaaaaaaaaaaaaaccccataaatATATTCCTCAGCAGCTTGGCTCAAAGACAAGACACATTGGTGAATCCTATGTAAAGCACCCTGGCTGAGCATCTGTTTCCGAAGCAGGACCCTGCGTAGTCCCGCGTTCGAGGAGCACTGAGGGCCCATGTGCACGTCGAGCCTCGGTCGCAGGAGGAGAGGCGCTTCCTGCGTAGGCGGTTGTGATGTCACGCGTGCGGCTCGCGACATTCCTTTTCAAGTGCTACGCTGCCCCTCCGGGCTCTCAATGTCCCTTTCCATCATAGACAGCACTCCCCTCTAGAATTCACAGCACCTGCTCTGGTTGTTCTCTGTGTAAAACGCGGTCCCGTTGGTGAgtggaggaacagagagagggatggacgGAGATCCATTTTCTTCCAACAGACAACTTGGCATCTGGAGAGGAAATCAAACAGCCACTTATCAGCATATACTAGTAGTATAATGGTTTTGGGAAAGAATATTAGTGTATATCATTCACATAAGGCAGAAGTCTGTTCAGAGAGAATATTACCGAATTCTATATGATTATGACGCCTCATAACCTATTCATTAGATACAAAAGACCTGCAGTAGGCACAGAAGTCCTTTTCAATGGCAACTGGAGTGGCCTCACCTACATGAAAAGCGTGTTATTACCTGTGCCTGTCCGCTGTAGGAAAGGTACTGCTGTGAAGCCAGCAGGTTCTCCGGGGAGAACCCTGGAGCCGTCTTGCTGGACAGGGAGGCATAGGCGGGGCCGGCCGAGCTTCCCATGACGGGCTCGCCGGGGTTCCTCGGGAAGTAGCAGGATGCCTGCGGGTAGCTCTGGCCGTGGGTCAGGTTTCTGTTCTGGcatgaagagagagagccagccagCCCCACCCCGCCGAACTGCATCCCCGGGGACGAGCTGCTCTCGAACATGCAGCTGTTGCCTGACAGAGGTGTGTTATCTGCCACCGCTGCCTGGGGAGGATACACACCACCGTTCTGAGGTCCATAGCCAGCACTGTAGTTTTCAGAGttctgagccaaaatggccgttAGCGGGTTCCTTGGGAATTCTGGCGTCTGGCTGAAGCAGCTGGATGGATGTTGATGGCCAT contains:
- the mdh1b gene encoding putative malate dehydrogenase 1B isoform X1, which produces MAKFVLAGKADCPYFAKAEILADFLQRNLPNFSVHKIRKHPKDWQCWLENTCEQNGWRHEASPVVWRELVDRGGRGLLLGGFSDFLEHVQGYYDITSDMSTALMLDIAAENQQAVEQCMREEEDRRSLVQPKHIWISSSLNLTSYHLIPLLCDPGVLGDSPVLWLHLLDVDGIAEALEGLVMEAEDLACSRIHRVSVHTRLDHAFLHAHVVVLLDEPMPDQEEEDERALLRKTAERFQRYGQLLEAGASKDMRVIVAGNSFVNLKVSVLLENAPSLDSSRCVGIATQLENEARAQIARKLQVKSADVRDVIVWGNVSGSFHIDLQRSKVFRCESAIWGPPGFSLPVSEMIYDRKWLESDFLNFVGSQRTTVTGKTQRTAAMSAANGIVAVLKAWDSDSAPGEVHSLCVLSTGELQIQTLPVITLTLIC
- the mdh1b gene encoding putative malate dehydrogenase 1B isoform X2; translated protein: MAKFVLAGKADCPYFAKAEILADFLQRNLPNFSVHKIRKHPKDWQCWLENTCEQNGWRHEASPVVWRELVDRGGRGLLLGGFSDFLEHVQGYYDITSDMSTALMLDIAAENQQAVEQCMREEEDRRSLVQPKHIWISSSLNLTSYHLIPLLCDPGVLGDSPVLWLHLLDVDGIAEALEGLVMEAEDLACSRIHRVSVHTRLDHAFLHAHVVVLLDEPMPDQEEEDERALLRKTAERFQRYGQLLEAGASKDMRVIVAGNSFVNLKVSVLLENAPSLDSSRCVGIATQLENEARAQIARKLQVKSADVRDVIVWGNVSGSFHIDLQRSKVFRCESAIWGPPGFSLPVSEMIYDREQL